The proteins below are encoded in one region of Populus alba chromosome 2, ASM523922v2, whole genome shotgun sequence:
- the LOC118060702 gene encoding uncharacterized protein isoform X1 codes for MAVPNMDQFEAYFKRADLDGDGRISGAEAVSFFQGSNLPKQVLAQIWMHADQSRTGFLGRPEFFNALRLVTVAQSKRDLTPDIVKAALYGPAAAKIPPPQINLQATAAAPQMAAASPVPQMGSAAPTTSQGFGFRGPGVPTAAPQMVASSATQMGAVAPTASQGFGFRGPGVPNATMNQQYFPRHGQTMRPPQGVPPGTASRPPQGMPASSLGGPSSVMLAGTASRPPQGTPSSSLGGSSSIMPAGTTPRPPQFMSGGSAGPTPSVSNPNISSDWLGGRTGGTPTSPGGVQPSIPNTTSQPRPLSSVSSQPIANDSKVVSGNGFASDSFFGGDVFSATPTATKQEPPLPTSSATSGTHAPIKSGSLDSLLRAVNNPTSSSIVSGSSDAQARGPVKSSSLDSLQSAFAMQPLGGQPERTQSLPSPGPQVSASNSASLVSPAISVGVGKSSDSTQLSWPKMKPTDIQKYNKVFMEVDTDRDGRITGEQARNLFLSWRLPREILKQVWDLSDQDSDSMLSLREFCFALYLMERYREGHPLPAALPSNIMYDETLLSMTGQPKVAYGSAAWGPGFGQQPTRSMAPVPGMRPPVPVTASQPDGVMVNNQHKSGALVLEDSFLNQHDGGEQSSANSMIQDGTASEKKSDETEKLILDSKEKIEFYRSKMQDLVLYKSRCDNRLNEITERALADKREAELLGKKYEEKYKQVAEVASKLTIEEATFRDIQERKLELRQAITNMEQGGSTDGILQVRADRIQSDLDELLKVLTERCKKHGLDVKSTAVIELPFGWQPGIQEGAATWDEDWDKFEDEGFSNELTVDVKSAPGQKERAPADGTLTPDSLSNGDGRSGIFTGDHVLESESAYIHSEDEIARSPQDSPAGRAASESPSQDFADVFAKNTEADIDTHRSFDDSTWGAFDTNDDVDSVWGFNPAGNKQDSSENERDFFGSDDFGLKPIRTESTSTTNTFQKKSIFFEESVAGSPMSRFGNSPRFSEAGDHFDNYSRFDSFSMNEGSFSPREKLARFDSINSSKDFGHSRAFSSFDDGDPFGSSAPFKVSSEDQTPKKSSGNWSSF; via the exons ATGGCGGTGCCAAACATGGATCAATTCGAAGCGTACTTTAAGAGAGCTGATTTAGATGGGGATGGAAGAATCAGTGGAGCTGAAGCCGTCTCTTTCTTTCAAGGATCCAATTTGCCCAAGCAAGTCCTTGCTCAG ATATGGATGCATGCTGATCAGAGTCGAACTGGCTTCCTTGGCCGGCCGGAGTTTTTTAATGCTTTAAGACTTGTAACTGTTGCTCAGAGTAAGCGAGATTTGACACCGGACATTGTCAAGGCAGCATTATATGGACCGGCTGCAGCAAAAATCCCCCCACCGCAAATTAATCTTCAAGCCACAGCTGCTGCGCCTCAAATGGCGGCGGCTTCACCTGTGCCGCAGATGGGTTCTGCTGCCCCAACAACATCTCAAGGTTTTGGCTTTAGAGGACCAGGAGTTCCAACGGCTGCGCCTCAAATGGTTGCTTCATCTGCCACGCAGATGGGTGCTGTTGCTCCGACAGCATCTCAAGGTTTTGGCTTTAGAGGACCAGGAGTTCCAAATGCTACTATGAACCAGCAGTACTTTCCTCGGCATGGTCAAACTATGAGACCACCTCAGGGTGTCCCTCCAGGAACTGCTTCCCGTCCACCTCAGGGTATGCCTGCCAGTAGTCTCGGGGGTCCATCGTCAGTAATGCTTGCTGGAACTGCTTCCCGACCTCCTCAGGGTACGCCTTCCAGTAGCCTGGGGGGTTCATCATCCATAATGCCTGCTGGAACCACCCCCCGTCCACCTCAATTCATGTCTGGTGGTTCTGCTGGTCCAACTCCCAGTGTCTCAAACCCGAACATATCAAGTGATTGGCTTGGTGGAAGGACTGGTGGAACTCCAACTAGCCCTGGAGGGGTCCAGCCATCTATACCCAACACTACTTCCCAGCCGCGACCTTTAAGCTCAGTTTCCTCTCAGCCCATTGCTAATGATTCTAAAGTTGTTTCTGGAAATGGGTTCGCCTCTGATTCGTTTTTCGGTGGTGATGTGTTTTCTGCAACCCCTACTGCAACAAAACAAGAACCCCCTCTGCCTACTTCTTCAGCTACCAGTGGCACACACGCTCCCATTAAGTCCGGCTCACTTGATTCACTGTTGAGAGCTGTTAACAACCCAACCTCATCTTCCATTGTCTCGGGTTCTAGTGATGCCCAAGCCCGAGGTCCAGTTAAGTCCAGCTCACTTGATTCACTTCAGAGTGCTTTTGCTATGCAACCTCTGGGTGGTCAGCCTGAACGAACCCAATCATTACCGAGCCCAGGCCCACAAGTTTCAGCTTCAAATTCTGCCTCACTTGTGTCACCTGCCATTTCAGTTGGAGTTGGAAAATCTTCTGATAGCACACAACTTTCATGGCCAAAGATGAAACCAACAGACATTCAGAAGTATAATAAAGTTTTTATGGAAGTAGATACTGACAGAGATGGAAGAATCACTGGTGAGCAGGCACGGAATCTTTTTTTGAGCTGGAGGTTACCAAGAG AGATTTTAAAGCAGGTCTGGGATTTATCTGATCAGGATAGTGATAGCATGCTTTCTTTGAGGGAATTCTGCTTTGCCCTTTATTTGATGGAGCGGTACAGGGAAGGCCATCCTCTTCCAGCAGCTCTTCCAAGTAATATTATGTACGACGAGACCTTGTTGTCCATGACGGGTCAACCCAAAGTTGCTTATGGAAGTGCTGCTTGGGGTCCTG GTTTTGGACAGCAGCCTACACGATCCATGGCCCCTGTCCCTGGCATGAGGCCACCTGTTCCAGTAACTGCCTCCCAGCCTGATGGTGTCATGGTAAACAATCAACATAAGTCAGGAGCTCTAGTGTTGGAGGATTCCTTTTTGAACCAACATGATGGCGGAGAGCAGAGTTCAGCAAACTCAATGATTCAAGATGGAACAGCCTCAGAGAAAAAG AGTGATGAAACAGAGAAGCTGATTTTGGACTCCAAAGAGAAGATTGAGTTTTACCGTTCTAAAATGCAGGATCTT GTTCTGTATAAAAGCAGATGTGATAATAGGCTAAATGAAATCACAGAAAGGGCTTTGGCAGATAAACGTGAG GCAGAGTTGCTGGGTAAGAAATATGAAGAGAAGTACAAGCAAGTTGCAGAAGTGGCATCTAAATTAACAATTGAAGAGGCAACTTTTCGTGACATTCAG GAGAGAAAGCTGGAGTTGCGTCAAGCAATAACTAACATGGAACAAGGTGGCAGCACGGATGGTATTCTTCAG GTTCGTGCTGATCGTATACAATCAGACCTTGATGAGCTATTGAAGGTTTTAACTGAACGCTGCAAGAAACATGGACTGGATGTTAAGTCAACTGCTGTGATTGAGCTTCCTTTTG GCTGGCAACCAGGAATTCAAGAGGGTGCTGCTACTTGGGATGAAGATTGGGATAAGTTTGAAGATGAAG GGTTTTCCAATGAGCTCACTGTTGATGTGAAAAGTGCTCCTGGTCAAAAGGAGAGGGCACCTGCCGATGGTACTTTAACCCCTGATTCATTGTCAAATGGAGATGGGAGGTCTGGAATTTTTACTGGAGACCATGTGCTTGAGAGTGAATCTGCATATATCCACAGTGAAGATGAAATTGCAAGAAGCCCCCAAGACAGTCCAGCTGGAAGGGCTGCTTCAGAAAGTCCATCTCAAGACTTTGCTGATGTTTTTGCCAAGAATACTGAAGCAGATATAGATACCCACAG AAGTTTTGATGATTCAACTTGGGGTGCCTTTGACACAAATGATGATGTGGACTCAGTCTGGGGATTTAACCCTGCAGGCAACAAG CAGGACTCTTCTGAGAACGAGAGAGATTTCTTTGGATCTGATGATTTTGGTCTAAAGCCAATCAGAACGGAATCCACATCAACAACAAATACCTTCCAGAAAAAGAGTATATTTTTTGAAGAATCTGTTGCAGGTTCCCCAATGTCAAGATTTGGCAACTCTCCAAGGTTCAGC
- the LOC118060702 gene encoding uncharacterized protein isoform X2 yields MAVPNMDQFEAYFKRADLDGDGRISGAEAVSFFQGSNLPKQVLAQIWMHADQSRTGFLGRPEFFNALRLVTVAQSKRDLTPDIVKAALYGPAAAKIPPPQINLQATAAAPQMAAASPVPQMGSAAPTTSQGFGFRGPGVPTAAPQMVASSATQMGAVAPTASQGFGFRGPGVPNATMNQQYFPRHGQTMRPPQGVPPGTASRPPQGMPASSLGGPSSVMLAGTASRPPQGTPSSSLGGSSSIMPAGTTPRPPQFMSGGSAGPTPSVSNPNISSDWLGGRTGGTPTSPGGVQPSIPNTTSQPRPLSSVSSQPIANDSKVVSGNGFASDSFFGGDVFSATPTATKQEPPLPTSSATSGTHAPIKSGSLDSLLRAVNNPTSSSIVSGSSDAQARGPVKSSSLDSLQSAFAMQPLGGQPERTQSLPSPGPQVSASNSASLVSPAISVGVGKSSDSTQLSWPKMKPTDIQKYNKVFMEVDTDRDGRITGEQARNLFLSWRLPREILKQVWDLSDQDSDSMLSLREFCFALYLMERYREGHPLPAALPSNIMYDETLLSMTGQPKVAYGSAAWGPGFGQQPTRSMAPVPGMRPPVPVTASQPDGVMVNNQHKSGALVLEDSFLNQHDGGEQSSANSMIQDGTASEKKSDETEKLILDSKEKIEFYRSKMQDLVLYKSRCDNRLNEITERALADKREAELLGKKYEEKYKQVAEVASKLTIEEATFRDIQERKLELRQAITNMEQGGSTDGILQVRADRIQSDLDELLKVLTERCKKHGLDVKSTAVIELPFGWQPGIQEGAATWDEDWDKFEDEGFSNELTVDVKSAPGQKERAPADGTLTPDSLSNGDGRSGIFTGDHVLESESAYIHSEDEIARSPQDSPAGRAASESPSQDFADVFAKNTEADIDTHRSFDDSTWGAFDTNDDVDSVWGFNPAGNKDSSENERDFFGSDDFGLKPIRTESTSTTNTFQKKSIFFEESVAGSPMSRFGNSPRFSEAGDHFDNYSRFDSFSMNEGSFSPREKLARFDSINSSKDFGHSRAFSSFDDGDPFGSSAPFKVSSEDQTPKKSSGNWSSF; encoded by the exons ATGGCGGTGCCAAACATGGATCAATTCGAAGCGTACTTTAAGAGAGCTGATTTAGATGGGGATGGAAGAATCAGTGGAGCTGAAGCCGTCTCTTTCTTTCAAGGATCCAATTTGCCCAAGCAAGTCCTTGCTCAG ATATGGATGCATGCTGATCAGAGTCGAACTGGCTTCCTTGGCCGGCCGGAGTTTTTTAATGCTTTAAGACTTGTAACTGTTGCTCAGAGTAAGCGAGATTTGACACCGGACATTGTCAAGGCAGCATTATATGGACCGGCTGCAGCAAAAATCCCCCCACCGCAAATTAATCTTCAAGCCACAGCTGCTGCGCCTCAAATGGCGGCGGCTTCACCTGTGCCGCAGATGGGTTCTGCTGCCCCAACAACATCTCAAGGTTTTGGCTTTAGAGGACCAGGAGTTCCAACGGCTGCGCCTCAAATGGTTGCTTCATCTGCCACGCAGATGGGTGCTGTTGCTCCGACAGCATCTCAAGGTTTTGGCTTTAGAGGACCAGGAGTTCCAAATGCTACTATGAACCAGCAGTACTTTCCTCGGCATGGTCAAACTATGAGACCACCTCAGGGTGTCCCTCCAGGAACTGCTTCCCGTCCACCTCAGGGTATGCCTGCCAGTAGTCTCGGGGGTCCATCGTCAGTAATGCTTGCTGGAACTGCTTCCCGACCTCCTCAGGGTACGCCTTCCAGTAGCCTGGGGGGTTCATCATCCATAATGCCTGCTGGAACCACCCCCCGTCCACCTCAATTCATGTCTGGTGGTTCTGCTGGTCCAACTCCCAGTGTCTCAAACCCGAACATATCAAGTGATTGGCTTGGTGGAAGGACTGGTGGAACTCCAACTAGCCCTGGAGGGGTCCAGCCATCTATACCCAACACTACTTCCCAGCCGCGACCTTTAAGCTCAGTTTCCTCTCAGCCCATTGCTAATGATTCTAAAGTTGTTTCTGGAAATGGGTTCGCCTCTGATTCGTTTTTCGGTGGTGATGTGTTTTCTGCAACCCCTACTGCAACAAAACAAGAACCCCCTCTGCCTACTTCTTCAGCTACCAGTGGCACACACGCTCCCATTAAGTCCGGCTCACTTGATTCACTGTTGAGAGCTGTTAACAACCCAACCTCATCTTCCATTGTCTCGGGTTCTAGTGATGCCCAAGCCCGAGGTCCAGTTAAGTCCAGCTCACTTGATTCACTTCAGAGTGCTTTTGCTATGCAACCTCTGGGTGGTCAGCCTGAACGAACCCAATCATTACCGAGCCCAGGCCCACAAGTTTCAGCTTCAAATTCTGCCTCACTTGTGTCACCTGCCATTTCAGTTGGAGTTGGAAAATCTTCTGATAGCACACAACTTTCATGGCCAAAGATGAAACCAACAGACATTCAGAAGTATAATAAAGTTTTTATGGAAGTAGATACTGACAGAGATGGAAGAATCACTGGTGAGCAGGCACGGAATCTTTTTTTGAGCTGGAGGTTACCAAGAG AGATTTTAAAGCAGGTCTGGGATTTATCTGATCAGGATAGTGATAGCATGCTTTCTTTGAGGGAATTCTGCTTTGCCCTTTATTTGATGGAGCGGTACAGGGAAGGCCATCCTCTTCCAGCAGCTCTTCCAAGTAATATTATGTACGACGAGACCTTGTTGTCCATGACGGGTCAACCCAAAGTTGCTTATGGAAGTGCTGCTTGGGGTCCTG GTTTTGGACAGCAGCCTACACGATCCATGGCCCCTGTCCCTGGCATGAGGCCACCTGTTCCAGTAACTGCCTCCCAGCCTGATGGTGTCATGGTAAACAATCAACATAAGTCAGGAGCTCTAGTGTTGGAGGATTCCTTTTTGAACCAACATGATGGCGGAGAGCAGAGTTCAGCAAACTCAATGATTCAAGATGGAACAGCCTCAGAGAAAAAG AGTGATGAAACAGAGAAGCTGATTTTGGACTCCAAAGAGAAGATTGAGTTTTACCGTTCTAAAATGCAGGATCTT GTTCTGTATAAAAGCAGATGTGATAATAGGCTAAATGAAATCACAGAAAGGGCTTTGGCAGATAAACGTGAG GCAGAGTTGCTGGGTAAGAAATATGAAGAGAAGTACAAGCAAGTTGCAGAAGTGGCATCTAAATTAACAATTGAAGAGGCAACTTTTCGTGACATTCAG GAGAGAAAGCTGGAGTTGCGTCAAGCAATAACTAACATGGAACAAGGTGGCAGCACGGATGGTATTCTTCAG GTTCGTGCTGATCGTATACAATCAGACCTTGATGAGCTATTGAAGGTTTTAACTGAACGCTGCAAGAAACATGGACTGGATGTTAAGTCAACTGCTGTGATTGAGCTTCCTTTTG GCTGGCAACCAGGAATTCAAGAGGGTGCTGCTACTTGGGATGAAGATTGGGATAAGTTTGAAGATGAAG GGTTTTCCAATGAGCTCACTGTTGATGTGAAAAGTGCTCCTGGTCAAAAGGAGAGGGCACCTGCCGATGGTACTTTAACCCCTGATTCATTGTCAAATGGAGATGGGAGGTCTGGAATTTTTACTGGAGACCATGTGCTTGAGAGTGAATCTGCATATATCCACAGTGAAGATGAAATTGCAAGAAGCCCCCAAGACAGTCCAGCTGGAAGGGCTGCTTCAGAAAGTCCATCTCAAGACTTTGCTGATGTTTTTGCCAAGAATACTGAAGCAGATATAGATACCCACAG AAGTTTTGATGATTCAACTTGGGGTGCCTTTGACACAAATGATGATGTGGACTCAGTCTGGGGATTTAACCCTGCAGGCAACAAG GACTCTTCTGAGAACGAGAGAGATTTCTTTGGATCTGATGATTTTGGTCTAAAGCCAATCAGAACGGAATCCACATCAACAACAAATACCTTCCAGAAAAAGAGTATATTTTTTGAAGAATCTGTTGCAGGTTCCCCAATGTCAAGATTTGGCAACTCTCCAAGGTTCAGC
- the LOC118060702 gene encoding uncharacterized protein isoform X3: protein MAVPNMDQFEAYFKRADLDGDGRISGAEAVSFFQGSNLPKQVLAQIWMHADQSRTGFLGRPEFFNALRLVTVAQSKRDLTPDIVKAALYGPAAAKIPPPQINLQATAAAPQMAAASPVPQMGSAAPTTSQGFGFRGPGVPTAAPQMVASSATQMGAVAPTASQGFGFRGPGVPNATMNQQYFPRHGQTMRPPQGVPPGTASRPPQGMPASSLGGPSSVMLAGTASRPPQGTPSSSLGGSSSIMPAGTTPRPPQFMSGGSAGPTPSVSNPNISSDWLGGRTGGTPTSPGGVQPSIPNTTSQPRPLSSVSSQPIANDSKVVSGNGFASDSFFGGDVFSATPTATKQEPPLPTSSATSGTHAPIKSGSLDSLLRAVNNPTSSSIVSGSSDAQARGPVKSSSLDSLQSAFAMQPLGGQPERTQSLPSPGPQVSASNSASLVSPAISVGVGKSSDSTQLSWPKMKPTDIQKYNKVFMEVDTDRDGRITGEQARNLFLSWRLPREILKQVWDLSDQDSDSMLSLREFCFALYLMERYREGHPLPAALPSNIMYDETLLSMTGQPKVAYGSAAWGPGFGQQPTRSMAPVPGMRPPVPVTASQPDGVMVNNQHKSGALVLEDSFLNQHDGGEQSSANSMIQDGTASEKKSDETEKLILDSKEKIEFYRSKMQDLVLYKSRCDNRLNEITERALADKREAELLGKKYEEKYKQVAEVASKLTIEEATFRDIQERKLELRQAITNMEQGGSTDGILQVRADRIQSDLDELLKVLTERCKKHGLDVKSTAVIELPFGWQPGIQEGAATWDEDWDKFEDEGFSNELTVDVKSAPGQKERAPADGTLTPDSLSNGDGRSGIFTGDHVLESESAYIHSEDEIARSPQDSPAGRAASESPSQDFADVFAKNTEADIDTHSFDDSTWGAFDTNDDVDSVWGFNPAGNKQDSSENERDFFGSDDFGLKPIRTESTSTTNTFQKKSIFFEESVAGSPMSRFGNSPRFSEAGDHFDNYSRFDSFSMNEGSFSPREKLARFDSINSSKDFGHSRAFSSFDDGDPFGSSAPFKVSSEDQTPKKSSGNWSSF, encoded by the exons ATGGCGGTGCCAAACATGGATCAATTCGAAGCGTACTTTAAGAGAGCTGATTTAGATGGGGATGGAAGAATCAGTGGAGCTGAAGCCGTCTCTTTCTTTCAAGGATCCAATTTGCCCAAGCAAGTCCTTGCTCAG ATATGGATGCATGCTGATCAGAGTCGAACTGGCTTCCTTGGCCGGCCGGAGTTTTTTAATGCTTTAAGACTTGTAACTGTTGCTCAGAGTAAGCGAGATTTGACACCGGACATTGTCAAGGCAGCATTATATGGACCGGCTGCAGCAAAAATCCCCCCACCGCAAATTAATCTTCAAGCCACAGCTGCTGCGCCTCAAATGGCGGCGGCTTCACCTGTGCCGCAGATGGGTTCTGCTGCCCCAACAACATCTCAAGGTTTTGGCTTTAGAGGACCAGGAGTTCCAACGGCTGCGCCTCAAATGGTTGCTTCATCTGCCACGCAGATGGGTGCTGTTGCTCCGACAGCATCTCAAGGTTTTGGCTTTAGAGGACCAGGAGTTCCAAATGCTACTATGAACCAGCAGTACTTTCCTCGGCATGGTCAAACTATGAGACCACCTCAGGGTGTCCCTCCAGGAACTGCTTCCCGTCCACCTCAGGGTATGCCTGCCAGTAGTCTCGGGGGTCCATCGTCAGTAATGCTTGCTGGAACTGCTTCCCGACCTCCTCAGGGTACGCCTTCCAGTAGCCTGGGGGGTTCATCATCCATAATGCCTGCTGGAACCACCCCCCGTCCACCTCAATTCATGTCTGGTGGTTCTGCTGGTCCAACTCCCAGTGTCTCAAACCCGAACATATCAAGTGATTGGCTTGGTGGAAGGACTGGTGGAACTCCAACTAGCCCTGGAGGGGTCCAGCCATCTATACCCAACACTACTTCCCAGCCGCGACCTTTAAGCTCAGTTTCCTCTCAGCCCATTGCTAATGATTCTAAAGTTGTTTCTGGAAATGGGTTCGCCTCTGATTCGTTTTTCGGTGGTGATGTGTTTTCTGCAACCCCTACTGCAACAAAACAAGAACCCCCTCTGCCTACTTCTTCAGCTACCAGTGGCACACACGCTCCCATTAAGTCCGGCTCACTTGATTCACTGTTGAGAGCTGTTAACAACCCAACCTCATCTTCCATTGTCTCGGGTTCTAGTGATGCCCAAGCCCGAGGTCCAGTTAAGTCCAGCTCACTTGATTCACTTCAGAGTGCTTTTGCTATGCAACCTCTGGGTGGTCAGCCTGAACGAACCCAATCATTACCGAGCCCAGGCCCACAAGTTTCAGCTTCAAATTCTGCCTCACTTGTGTCACCTGCCATTTCAGTTGGAGTTGGAAAATCTTCTGATAGCACACAACTTTCATGGCCAAAGATGAAACCAACAGACATTCAGAAGTATAATAAAGTTTTTATGGAAGTAGATACTGACAGAGATGGAAGAATCACTGGTGAGCAGGCACGGAATCTTTTTTTGAGCTGGAGGTTACCAAGAG AGATTTTAAAGCAGGTCTGGGATTTATCTGATCAGGATAGTGATAGCATGCTTTCTTTGAGGGAATTCTGCTTTGCCCTTTATTTGATGGAGCGGTACAGGGAAGGCCATCCTCTTCCAGCAGCTCTTCCAAGTAATATTATGTACGACGAGACCTTGTTGTCCATGACGGGTCAACCCAAAGTTGCTTATGGAAGTGCTGCTTGGGGTCCTG GTTTTGGACAGCAGCCTACACGATCCATGGCCCCTGTCCCTGGCATGAGGCCACCTGTTCCAGTAACTGCCTCCCAGCCTGATGGTGTCATGGTAAACAATCAACATAAGTCAGGAGCTCTAGTGTTGGAGGATTCCTTTTTGAACCAACATGATGGCGGAGAGCAGAGTTCAGCAAACTCAATGATTCAAGATGGAACAGCCTCAGAGAAAAAG AGTGATGAAACAGAGAAGCTGATTTTGGACTCCAAAGAGAAGATTGAGTTTTACCGTTCTAAAATGCAGGATCTT GTTCTGTATAAAAGCAGATGTGATAATAGGCTAAATGAAATCACAGAAAGGGCTTTGGCAGATAAACGTGAG GCAGAGTTGCTGGGTAAGAAATATGAAGAGAAGTACAAGCAAGTTGCAGAAGTGGCATCTAAATTAACAATTGAAGAGGCAACTTTTCGTGACATTCAG GAGAGAAAGCTGGAGTTGCGTCAAGCAATAACTAACATGGAACAAGGTGGCAGCACGGATGGTATTCTTCAG GTTCGTGCTGATCGTATACAATCAGACCTTGATGAGCTATTGAAGGTTTTAACTGAACGCTGCAAGAAACATGGACTGGATGTTAAGTCAACTGCTGTGATTGAGCTTCCTTTTG GCTGGCAACCAGGAATTCAAGAGGGTGCTGCTACTTGGGATGAAGATTGGGATAAGTTTGAAGATGAAG GGTTTTCCAATGAGCTCACTGTTGATGTGAAAAGTGCTCCTGGTCAAAAGGAGAGGGCACCTGCCGATGGTACTTTAACCCCTGATTCATTGTCAAATGGAGATGGGAGGTCTGGAATTTTTACTGGAGACCATGTGCTTGAGAGTGAATCTGCATATATCCACAGTGAAGATGAAATTGCAAGAAGCCCCCAAGACAGTCCAGCTGGAAGGGCTGCTTCAGAAAGTCCATCTCAAGACTTTGCTGATGTTTTTGCCAAGAATACTGAAGCAGATATAGATACCCACAG TTTTGATGATTCAACTTGGGGTGCCTTTGACACAAATGATGATGTGGACTCAGTCTGGGGATTTAACCCTGCAGGCAACAAG CAGGACTCTTCTGAGAACGAGAGAGATTTCTTTGGATCTGATGATTTTGGTCTAAAGCCAATCAGAACGGAATCCACATCAACAACAAATACCTTCCAGAAAAAGAGTATATTTTTTGAAGAATCTGTTGCAGGTTCCCCAATGTCAAGATTTGGCAACTCTCCAAGGTTCAGC